One genomic window of Thermococcus indicus includes the following:
- the rpsE gene encoding 30S ribosomal protein S5, with the protein MSDPREITQRVLEEWEPKTKLGRLVKEGQITDIHEIFRKGYQIKEPEIVDVLLPEVNMRENQEVLDIALTVRMTDSGRRIRFRVLAAVGNRDGYVGLGIGHGKEVGIAIRKAINYAKMNIIEIKRGCGSWECRCRRPHSIPFAVEGKEGSVRVKLMPGPRGLGLVIGDVGKKILSLAGVQDVWSQTLGETRTTVNFAKAVFNALYNTNSVAVKPEDIERYGIIVGREMSTSFQVE; encoded by the coding sequence GAGCGACCCGAGAGAGATTACCCAGCGCGTCCTTGAGGAGTGGGAGCCAAAGACCAAGCTCGGCAGGCTCGTCAAGGAGGGCCAGATAACTGACATTCACGAGATATTCCGCAAGGGCTACCAGATCAAGGAGCCGGAGATAGTTGACGTCCTCCTCCCGGAGGTCAACATGAGGGAGAACCAGGAGGTTCTCGACATAGCCCTCACCGTCAGGATGACCGACAGCGGAAGGAGGATCCGCTTCAGGGTTCTCGCCGCTGTGGGCAACAGGGACGGCTACGTCGGCCTTGGAATCGGCCACGGGAAGGAGGTTGGAATAGCCATCAGGAAGGCCATCAACTACGCCAAGATGAACATCATCGAGATCAAGCGCGGCTGTGGAAGCTGGGAGTGCAGGTGCAGGAGGCCGCACTCAATTCCGTTCGCCGTCGAGGGCAAGGAAGGAAGCGTTCGCGTCAAGCTCATGCCGGGACCGCGTGGCCTTGGACTGGTCATAGGTGACGTCGGCAAGAAGATACTCAGCCTCGCCGGCGTCCAGGACGTCTGGTCCCAGACCCTCGGAGAGACGAGGACCACCGTTAACTTCGCCAAGGCCGTCTTCAACGCGCTCTACAACACCAACAGCGTCGCCGTCAAGCCGGAGGACATCGAGCGCTACGGCATAATCGTCGGAAGGGAGATGTCCACCAGCTTCCAGGTTGAGTGA
- a CDS encoding 50S ribosomal protein L30 has translation MAKLALIRLRSGIRAKGEVRDTLAMLRLHRINHLVLVDDNPSYKGMVQKVKDYITWGEIDAETLAALIRKRGRLIGNKPVTDEYVKEKLGMTIEEFAKKVVDGEMKLTDLPSIKPVFRLHPPRGGLKGGKKRTFKEGGALGYRGEKINELIERML, from the coding sequence ATGGCAAAGCTCGCACTCATCAGGCTTAGGAGCGGGATAAGGGCGAAGGGTGAGGTCAGGGACACCCTCGCCATGCTCCGCCTCCACAGGATAAACCACCTCGTCCTCGTCGACGACAACCCGAGCTACAAGGGAATGGTTCAGAAGGTCAAGGACTACATCACCTGGGGAGAGATCGACGCCGAGACCCTCGCTGCCCTCATCAGGAAGAGGGGCAGGCTCATCGGCAACAAGCCGGTTACCGACGAGTACGTCAAGGAGAAGCTTGGAATGACCATCGAAGAGTTCGCCAAGAAGGTTGTCGATGGCGAGATGAAGCTCACGGACCTCCCGAGCATCAAGCCCGTCTTCAGGCTCCACCCACCGAGGGGCGGCCTCAAGGGCGGCAAGAAGCGCACCTTCAAAGAGGGCGGAGCGCTCGGCTACCGCGGCGAGAAGATAAACGAGCTCATTGAGAGAATGCTCTGA
- a CDS encoding uL15 family ribosomal protein, with product MIRRKKKVRKLRGSHTHGWGCKKKHRGGGSKGGKGMAGTGKRKNTKWTWVIKYAPDHLGKRGFHRPKAVQYTPNTINLSDIDENLTLFLDMGVAYEEEGKVIVDTTQLGVDKVLGTGRLSRPLVVKAYYVTPKAEEKIKAAGGEVLLA from the coding sequence ATGATAAGGAGGAAGAAGAAGGTTAGGAAGCTCCGCGGAAGTCACACTCACGGATGGGGCTGCAAGAAGAAGCACCGCGGCGGCGGTAGCAAGGGCGGTAAGGGAATGGCCGGAACCGGAAAGAGGAAGAACACCAAGTGGACCTGGGTCATCAAGTACGCCCCGGACCACCTCGGCAAGCGCGGCTTCCACAGGCCCAAGGCCGTCCAGTACACCCCGAATACCATAAACCTCAGCGACATCGACGAGAACCTCACCCTCTTCCTTGACATGGGCGTCGCCTACGAGGAGGAGGGGAAGGTCATAGTCGACACCACCCAGCTCGGTGTTGACAAGGTTCTCGGAACCGGCAGGCTCAGCAGGCCCCTCGTTGTTAAGGCCTACTACGTTACCCCGAAGGCCGAGGAGAAGATCAAGGCCGCTGGCGGCGAGGTTCTCCTCGCCTGA
- the secY gene encoding preprotein translocase subunit SecY — translation MGFRNVVFAIERYFPEVERPKRHVPLKEKFMWTGIVLLLYFILAEIPLYGIPAQIQDYFATLRFVLAGRSGSLLTLGIGPIVTASIIMQLLVGSEIVHLDLSNHEDRRFYQAAQKLFAVFMSFFEAAIYVFAGAFGKVDMGLGAFQTVTTPAGQVYIGLGLGILIILQLGFASVMLILLDELVSKWGIGSGISLFIAAGVSQTVVTKSLNPFTTSQYVDPVTGGPAIIGAIPAFIQHLFYGDLTGALYRGTLPDMMDVLATIVVFLVVVYLESMRVEIPLSYGRVTVRGRYPIRFMYVSNIPIILTFALYSNIQLWARLLNNYGYTFLGTFDENGYPLTGFVTYLYPPRDIYHVIADPGRALVYALMTIFWAILFGFLWVELTGLDAKSIARQLQRAGLQIPGFRRDPRILERVLNRYIPYVTFWGSFTLALVAVLADFLGALGTGTGILLTVGILYRLYEEIAREQATEMFPALRKFFTK, via the coding sequence ATGGGGTTCAGAAACGTAGTGTTCGCGATTGAAAGGTACTTCCCCGAGGTTGAGCGGCCCAAGAGGCACGTGCCGCTTAAGGAAAAGTTCATGTGGACAGGGATCGTTCTGCTGCTGTACTTCATTCTCGCGGAGATTCCGCTCTACGGAATTCCCGCCCAGATCCAGGACTACTTTGCCACGCTCAGATTCGTGCTCGCAGGAAGGAGCGGTTCCCTCCTGACCCTTGGTATCGGTCCTATCGTCACCGCGAGCATCATCATGCAGCTTCTCGTCGGTTCCGAGATAGTTCACCTCGATCTCTCGAATCATGAGGATAGGAGATTCTACCAGGCCGCTCAGAAGCTCTTTGCCGTGTTTATGAGCTTCTTTGAGGCCGCCATATATGTATTCGCAGGTGCGTTTGGTAAGGTTGACATGGGACTCGGAGCGTTCCAGACAGTCACAACACCCGCCGGACAGGTTTACATAGGCCTGGGTCTCGGGATACTCATAATACTCCAGCTCGGCTTTGCCTCCGTCATGCTCATACTCCTGGACGAGCTTGTTAGCAAGTGGGGAATAGGAAGCGGTATCAGTCTCTTCATCGCCGCGGGTGTTTCCCAGACCGTTGTCACCAAGTCGCTCAATCCGTTCACCACCAGCCAGTACGTGGATCCCGTTACTGGAGGCCCCGCCATAATCGGTGCCATTCCAGCGTTCATACAGCACCTGTTTTACGGTGACCTAACCGGAGCCCTGTACAGGGGTACCCTGCCGGACATGATGGACGTCCTTGCCACCATAGTGGTGTTCCTCGTGGTCGTCTACCTCGAGAGCATGCGCGTTGAGATACCCCTCAGCTACGGCCGCGTCACGGTACGCGGAAGGTACCCGATAAGGTTCATGTACGTCAGCAACATACCCATCATCCTGACCTTCGCCCTCTACTCCAACATCCAGCTCTGGGCCAGGCTCCTCAACAACTACGGCTACACCTTCCTCGGAACGTTCGATGAGAACGGATACCCCCTGACTGGTTTCGTTACCTACCTCTACCCGCCGAGGGACATCTACCACGTCATAGCCGACCCCGGAAGGGCCCTCGTCTACGCGCTGATGACGATATTCTGGGCTATACTCTTTGGATTCCTGTGGGTCGAGCTGACGGGCCTTGATGCCAAGAGCATCGCCAGACAGCTTCAGAGGGCAGGGCTGCAGATACCAGGGTTCAGGCGCGACCCCAGGATACTTGAGAGGGTTCTCAACAGGTACATCCCCTACGTTACCTTCTGGGGTTCGTTCACACTGGCGTTAGTCGCAGTGCTGGCTGACTTCCTGGGTGCCCTCGGTACCGGAACGGGAATCCTCCTTACGGTCGGTATCCTCTACAGGCTCTACGAGGAGATTGCAAGGGAGCAGGCCACGGAGATGTTCCCTGCACTCAGGAAGTTCTTTACGAAGTGA
- a CDS encoding adenylate kinase, translating to MPFVVMITGIPGVGKSTITKLALKKSRAKFRLVNFGDLMFDEAFRAGLVRHRDEMRKLDPNVQKELQMKAARRIVEMSQREPVLIDTHATIRTPVGYLLGFPREVIEVINPNFIVIIEAAPSEILGRRLRDLKRDRDVETEEQIQRHQDLNRAAAVSYAMHSNALIKIIENHEDKGLQEAVHELVEVLDLAVGEYD from the coding sequence ATGCCGTTTGTGGTCATGATAACAGGAATTCCAGGGGTGGGGAAGAGCACCATAACCAAGCTCGCACTCAAGAAGTCCCGGGCCAAGTTCAGGCTCGTCAACTTCGGAGACCTGATGTTCGACGAGGCCTTCAGGGCGGGACTGGTGAGGCACAGGGATGAGATGAGGAAGCTCGACCCGAATGTCCAGAAGGAACTTCAGATGAAGGCCGCGAGAAGGATAGTCGAGATGTCCCAGCGCGAGCCCGTTCTGATCGACACCCACGCGACGATAAGGACACCTGTGGGCTACCTCCTCGGTTTTCCCAGGGAGGTTATCGAGGTCATAAACCCCAACTTCATCGTCATAATCGAGGCGGCACCGAGCGAGATACTCGGAAGGCGCCTGCGCGACCTGAAGCGCGACCGTGACGTGGAGACCGAGGAGCAGATACAGAGGCACCAGGACCTGAACCGCGCCGCCGCGGTCAGCTACGCTATGCATTCCAACGCGCTCATAAAGATAATCGAGAACCATGAGGATAAGGGCCTCCAGGAGGCCGTTCACGAGCTTGTTGAAGTACTGGATCTGGCGGTGGGAGAATATGATTGA
- a CDS encoding DUF106 domain-containing protein, producing the protein MIEEIYAFLDGIFGPMIQAYNPIVVVTVSGIILGSFFTLLNYILVDQEKMKRLQKKSREFQKKYKEAQAAKDEKKLKKLQQEQMELMKLQSEVMKDQMFKVTLLTLPIFWIFFGWLRRWYVEVGIVKSPFDFFLFGWFHGLYHSGLPASELGYIGWYVMTSMVTGYVLRKLLDMG; encoded by the coding sequence ATGATTGAGGAAATATACGCTTTCCTTGACGGCATCTTCGGGCCGATGATACAGGCCTACAACCCCATAGTGGTGGTCACGGTATCGGGAATCATACTGGGTTCCTTCTTCACCCTGCTGAACTACATCCTCGTTGACCAGGAAAAGATGAAGCGGTTGCAAAAGAAGAGCAGGGAGTTCCAGAAGAAGTACAAGGAAGCCCAGGCCGCGAAGGATGAGAAGAAGCTCAAGAAGCTCCAGCAGGAGCAGATGGAGCTCATGAAGCTCCAGAGCGAGGTTATGAAGGACCAGATGTTCAAGGTTACCCTGCTAACGCTTCCGATATTCTGGATATTCTTCGGCTGGCTCAGGAGATGGTACGTCGAGGTTGGTATCGTGAAGTCACCCTTCGACTTTTTCCTCTTCGGCTGGTTCCACGGCCTCTACCACTCGGGGCTTCCGGCCAGCGAGCTCGGTTACATTGGATGGTACGTCATGACGTCCATGGTAACCGGCTACGTCCTCAGGAAGCTCCTCGATATGGGTTAA
- a CDS encoding 50S ribosomal protein L34e, with translation MKPMYRSRSWRRKYVRTPGGRTVVHFERRKPKVAHCAMCGRPLNGVPRGRPSELRKLPKTAKRPERPYANLCPSCMRKVMKAQVRAGVAL, from the coding sequence ATGAAGCCGATGTACAGGTCAAGGTCATGGAGAAGGAAGTACGTCAGGACCCCTGGCGGAAGGACCGTTGTGCACTTTGAGAGGAGAAAGCCCAAGGTCGCCCACTGCGCCATGTGCGGTAGGCCGCTCAACGGTGTCCCGCGCGGCAGGCCCAGCGAGCTCAGGAAGCTCCCGAAGACCGCCAAGAGACCGGAGAGGCCCTACGCCAACCTCTGCCCGAGCTGCATGAGGAAGGTCATGAAGGCCCAGGTCAGGGCGGGCGTTGCCCTCTGA